The sequence TCCAGTAACCCAGATCGAATTTGCTGCCCGGCGCAGGGATTTCTTGCGCAGAGATCGTCGTGGCGCATGAAAGACCCAGCCATGCTACCGCAACCGCTGCAGATTTGAACGCGTTGATAGTCATAGAATTCCCTAGCCCAAGCTCATTATCCAGATCATGTTAGAGAAGCAGAGATGAATTTCCAATGTCTGACGGATCGCGGCATTTGCTTCAGGTGGAAGAGCAGCCTGTTTTTCAACTCAGTCCTCAAACCCCACAAAGTTCACCGTGTCCTTCACCGGCTTTCGGTGCGTCATCACTTCATTCGCGGGAAAGGTCATTTCGGGCCAACCGAGAGCGATGCTCTTCATGATTACTTGATCGTCAGGGATGTTCGCATGTTCGCGCACGACGGGGCTTTGCATAATGCCCTGGCTGTTGATCACTGTGCCTAACCCGCGCGACCATGCGGCGTTGACCAGTGCGGTTGCCACCGCGCCGCAATCGAACACCGTGTCGTCAGCACCGTCGAGTACCTTGTCATAGGTCACGATCACGCAGACGGGCGCGTCGAACTGGCGGAAACCGCGCATGACCCAGTCTTGGCGGGCTGCCTTGTCTTCGCGCTCGATGCCCATCGCGCCGAATAGCTGCTTGGCGACGTCTACTTGGCGCGTGCGGTGGTCGCCTTCGAATGCGCCGCTGCCGGTGCGGAACTCGCGGCTCTCAGGCACGCCAGCTAGCATGTTTTCGCTGTTGCCTGCGCGGATGCGGTCCAATGGCTCGCCCGAAATGACGTAGAAATTATAGGGCTGGGTATTCATAGACGACGGCGCGCGCATGGCGAGGCCGACGATCTCTTCGATCAATTCCTTGGAAACCGGATCGGGTTTGTAACCACGGATGCTCCTGCGACCCAGGATAACTTCATCGAACTGCATTTCAGGCCCTCATGTTGATTGTTTGAGCCATCGATACATGAACTGCTGTCATAGGGAAGGGTTGCAATGCAGGACGGGTTTAACGCGCGAACAGGCTCGCCATATCTGCGAAGGCCTTGATCTCTAGCGCGTTGCCCGACGGGTCGCGGAAGAACATGGTCGCTTGTTCGCCCGGCTGCCCTTCAAAGCGGATGTGCGGTTCAATCACAAAGGTGATGTCTGCAGCTTCCAGCTTCGCGGCCAGATCGCGCCAACTCTTAAGGTCAAGAATAACACCAAAGTGCGGGACGGGGACATTGTGGCCGTCGACCGGGTTGCTGTATCCGTCGTCGCCGTTACCTTCAGCAAGGTGGGTCACAATCTGGTGACCGTAGAAATTGAAGTCGATCCACTGATCGCTGCTGCGTCCTTCCGGGCATCCCATCATCTCCCCGTAGAATTTGCGCGCTGCCGCAAGGTCATTCACCGGGAAGGCAAGATGAAACGGCGGAATGGTCATGCAATCTGTCCGGCTGGAATGGTCGATCACCGATAGTGTAACTGTTCATACTCGACTTGGCGATGCTGAACGGTTACCCGATTCCACGAAGGGAAAAGGTGCTCTCCCATGAAGTTGATTATCGGTAACAAGAATTATTCAAGCTGGAGCCTTCGCGGATGGCTCGCGGCCAAGCAGTCGGGGCTTCATTTTGAAGAGCTGACGGTCAATCTGTTCGGCGAAGAATGGGAACAGGCCAAGCAAAGCTCCGAGGAATTGCAGCCATCGGGCAAGGTTCCGGTTCTGTGGGATGAGGAGACGGTCATCTGGGACAGTCTGGCCATCCTCGAATATCTCTCTGACAAGGTGGGCCGTGACCGTTTCTGGCCCAAAGACGACACGGCGCGCGGCATGGCCCGGGCGATGGTTTGCGAAATGCACTCTTCATACGCCTCGCTGCGCCAGCAATGTCCGATGAACATCCGCAAGAAGATCGCGACCGACGAAATCTCTGATGAAACGAGGGGTGATATCGTCCGCATTCTGACGCTGTGGGCAGAGGCCCGTGCGCGCTTTGGTCAGGGCGGTCCCTATCTGTTTGGTACATTCGGCGCGGCGGATATTTTCTACGCGCCCGTGGTCAGCCGCTTCCTCACCTACGGGATTGGCGTGCCCGGTTTTGCCGAGGCTTACATGCAAGCCGTATGGGAACATCCCTGGATGCAGGAATGGATCGAAGCTGCCGAAAGTGAGAAGTGGGTGATTGAACAATATGAGGATAGCGCAGCAAAATGATCGCTAGAATACTGGCATTTGCCGCCGTAGCAGCGATGGCGCTTGCCCCCGCACCAGCGATGGCATGGGGCAGCTTCGGCCACCGGACTACTGCGAAGATTGCGCTGGCGAACATCACTCCCGCGACAAAACGCGAAATTGACCGGCTGATTGCTTTGGAGCCGACGCTGGGCACTCCGGGCTGCCGCTTGCGCAATTTGGAGGAAGCCTCCGTTTGGGCTGACTGTGTGCGCCGCGACCGGCTGCGCTGGGGCTACACCGCATCATGGCACTATCGGACCGCCCCGATCTGTCAGGACTTTAATGCGCGCTCGCGTTGTTCGGGCGGGGCGTGTGTAACTGGTCAGATCGACCGTGCTGCTGCGATCCTTGGCGATAAAACTATTCCCGATGCGCGCCGGTTGGAGGCCTTGGCATTCCTCGTCCATTTCGTTGGCGACGTGCATATGCCGCTCCATTCGGGCGACAATGATGACCGCGGCGGTAATGGCCGGACCGTGGATTATGGCATTGTGCCAGAGCTCAACCTGCATTGGATTTGGGACGGGCCCTTGGCGGAGCGCGCGATTACGTCGGCGCAGCCTGCGCTGATTCGCCGCTACTCTGCCGCTGAGCGCACAGAACTGGCGGGCGGAACTACCGACGATTGGGGCCGTGAGAGCTGGCAGCTAGCGCGTGATCTGATCTATCCTGCCGCCTATGATGGCGATGTTTGTGGACGCGAATTGCCTGAACGGACGGCGTTTACGCAGGAAGATATCGAAGCGCAGATCGGTGCCTCGCAGCGCCGCATAACGCAGGCCGGCTTGCGGATGGCGCGGCTGCTGGACGAGGCGCTCTCATGAGTGATGCCGTCGAACTAGCCGAGCAGCTGATTGCATGCCCCAGCGTCACACCAGCCTCGGGTCTGGTGTTTGACGCGATGGAGGCGATGCTCGCGCCGCTCGGTTTTGAGGTTCACCGCTTCACCAAGGGCGAGGAGCCGGACGGTCCAGTCGAGAACCTTTTTGCCATCAGGCGTGGTCCTGAAGGATCAAAACACTTTGCCTTTGCCGGACACCTCGATGTGGTGCCGCCGGGCAAGAATTGGAACAGCGGCCCCTTTGCGCCAGAACGGCGCGGCGATCTGCTGTTTGGCCGGGGTGCGGTCGATATGAAGGGTTCCATCGCCAGCATGGTCGCGGCGGTTGCCGATATTCCTGCGGATGCCGGAACAATCAGTTTCATTATCACCGGCGATGAGGAAGGACCTGCGCTCTACGGCACGCGCGCTCTGATCGACCATATCCGCGAGACCGGCGACGTGCCCGATCTGTGCCTTGTGGGGGAGCCGACTTCGGTAAACCGGCTCGGAGATATGATGAAGATCGGGCGGCGCGGCTCGGTCAATATCTGGCTGGAAGTCGAGGGTTCACAAGGCCATGTAGCCTATCCGCATCTGGCCGAAAACCCGATCCCCAAACTCGTCGCTAAACTGGCCGAGCTGAATTCGCTGGTTCTGGACGAGGGGACCGACTGGTTCCAGGCTTCCAACCTCGAAGTGACCGAACTCGAAGTCGGAAATCCGGCGCATAATGTCATTCCCGCTAAGGCCACGGCGCGCATCTCGATCCGCTTTAACGATCTGCACAGCGGCGCATCCTTGTCGCAAACGGTCATCAGTATTGCCGAAAAACACGGCGGCACGGCTAACCCTATCATCTCTGGCGAACCCTTCCTGACGCCGCCTGGCGAGTTTTCCGCCATGATTGCCGATGCGGTGAAGGCGGAGACGGGTATAGAACCCGAAGCGAGCACGAGCGGCGGCACGTCCGATGCGCGGTTCCTGAAAGACCTTTGCCCCGTGATCGAGTTCGGTCTGGTCAACGCAACGATGCATAAGACCGACGAAGCTGTGGCGATGGAAGACCTCAGGACGCTGGCAAAGATTTACCGGCGTGTTGCCGTCGCGGCGCTGGGCGGGCAGAAGGCCTCGTAATTAAAGAATCTCTGCCGCAGCTGGCAGCTTGAGGGGTCCGATTATGACGCGTTTCTGGTTCGCTATTCCACTTTGGCAGCGGGTTATCGGGGCGCTTGGCCTTGGCATATTGGTTGGCCTGTTCTGGGGTCCGGGTGCTGAAAGCATCAAGATCATTGGCGATGTCTTCATCGCCTTCATCAAAATGCTAGTTGTGCCGCTGATTTTCTTCAGCCTCGTGTCGGGTGTCGCGGCGATTGGCGATCTGAAAAAGCTCGGCGCGGTTGGCGGCAGGGCGATCTTGCTGTTCATCGTAACGGGGCAAATCGCGGTCTGGCTCGGGCTGTTCCTCGGCACTGTGCTGGCACCCGGAAGCGGGCTTGATACGGGCTCGATTGAAGCGGGGCCAATCCCTGTTCCCAACGAAACGACGTGGCGCGAGATGCTGCTGGGCGTCGTGCCGCAAAGCCCTGTGCAGGTGATGGCAGACGTCAATGTGCTGCCGCTGATCGTCTTCGCCATGCTGATCGGTATCGGCATTCTGATGGCTGACAAAGAAGGTGAGCCGGTCGCGAAAATCTTCGATTCCGGCTCGATCGTCATGCAGAAAGTCACTGCGATTGTGATGGAACTCACCCCGTTCGGCGTCTTCGCGCTGATGGCTTGGGTGGCGGGCACGCAGGGCACCGATGCCTTGCTCGCGCTCGCGAAGCTGGTCGGGCTGAACTATCTCGGCTGTCTGATCATCATCGTGGTCATGTATTCTGCGCTGATCAAATTCATCGCCAAGCTGCCGGTGATCGACTTCTTCCGCGGCATCGTGGACGCGATGGCGGTCGCTTATTCGACCGCATCATCCAACGCGACTTTGCCTGTCACGCTGCGCTGCACCCAGCGCAATCTGGGCGTGTCGCCTAGCGTGTCGAGCTTCATCGTATCGCTCGGCGCGACGGTGAATATGAACGGCACCGCGATGTATCTGGGCCTTGCGACATTGTTCGGCGCGCAAGTGTTCGGCGTGAATCTCGACTGGGCCGACTACTTCCTGATCTCTATCCTCGCGACCGCCGGCGCAATCGGCGCGGCGGGTATCCCGGGCGCTGGCCTGATTATGATGGCGCTGGTGTTCGGCGCTGTCGGCGTACCACTGGAAACCATCGCCTTGGTCGCGGGCGTGGACCGGATTATGGACATGATGCGCACGGTCACGAATGTCTCTGGCGATGCCGCGATCACAACGACCGTGGCGAGCATGACGGGTGAGATTGACCGTGCCGAGATGATCTCGGCGGATGATGTTTGAGGGACTAGGCTATCAAGAACTTTGCAAGAAGATATCTATTTGTCTGGCTGATTATAGGCCTACCTCTGCTCATACTTGGAGCTGTCTGGGGTAATGCGATCCCTCTCTGGCCAATGCCGGAACAGCAAACCACCAGTAAGGTGATTTGGGGAACTCTGTTTGCGATATTTTATCTGGTGCCTGCAATTTTGGCGATTGTTTTGTTTAGCGGTAGATCCCGTTAATTGGGCTGCTTTTGGTGGCTTCAGACTACTACTTCTTCTCCAAAACCTTCTTTCTAAAACTGCATAGCTCCACCACGTTACAGCGCCAGCATTCGGGCGTGCGCGCTTTGCAGGTGTAGCGGCCGTGGAGGATCAGCCAGTGATGCGCGTCGCGGCGGAAGGGCTGGGGGACGCGTTTTTCCAGTTTTGCCTCAACCGCCTCGGGGGTTTTGCCTTTGGCGAGACCCGTGCGGTTGCCGACGCGGAAGACATGCGTGTCGACCGCAAAGGTCTCATGTCCGAAATGGCAATTGAGCACCACATTGGCAGTCTTGCGGCCAACGCCGGGCAGGGTCACCAGCTCGTCGCGGTCCTCCGGCACAGTGCTGCCATAATGGTCGATCAGCCGCTGAGAGAGCAGGATGACGTTTTTGGCTTTGGAGTTGAACAGGCCAATCGTCTTGATGTGTTCTTTCAGACCATCTTCGCCCAGTTCGACCATCTGCTCCGGCGTCTCGACCTCGGCAAACAGCTGCCGCGTCGCCTTATTCACTCCGACATCGGTCGCTTGCGCCGATAGGGCAACAGCCACCACCAGCTGGTAGACATTGCCATATTCCAGTTCGGTAACCGGGGCAGGATTGTCCTCGGCCAGGTGGCTGAAGAACTCGAAAATCTGATCGTTAGTCACAGATCAAGCACATCATTCATCGAGTAGCGCCCAGCCCCTTTGCCGATCAGCCATTGTGCGCCGCGTATTGCTCCACGTGCGAAGATCGAGCGGTCCTCTGCCAGATGGGACAGGGTGATGCGTTCTTGTTCGCCCGCCAGAATGACCGAGTGATCGCCTGCGACCGTGCCGCCGCGCAGGGCTGCGAAGCCGATGGTGCCTTTGCCCCGCGCACCAGTGTGGCCGTCTCGTCCGCTTTCGGTGTTCGCGGGCAGATCGATGCCGCGCCCCTCGGCGGCTGCTTCGCCCAGTAGTAATGCGGTGCCAGAAGGCGCATCCACCTTCATCCGGTGGTGCATTTCGACAATCTCGATATCCCAATCATCGCCGAGTTTTCCGGCAGCCTCGCGCACCAGATGGGCCAGCAGTGTCACGCCAAGCGAGGTGTTACCGGTCTGCAAAACGGCAATGTGTTTTGCTGCGTCGTCGAGCGCAGCGTGGTGGCTGTCATCAAGACCAGTGGTGCCGACCAAGATCGGGATGCCCGCATCGCGCGCAACCGCAAGATTGGCAGCAAGCGCAGCAGGCGCTGAAAAATCAACCAGCACATCGCTGGCTTTCGCGAGCGCTGCAGGATCATCGCCCTTGTCGATTCCGCCTGCAAAGTCGCATCCCGCTTCTTGGGTGGCGGCCTTGAGCGCGTGCCCCATCCGGCCTTCGCTGCCGATAATTCCGATTTTCGTCATTGCCACTCCTGCTTTGCCCATGCTTCATGGCGGGCATGGCCGATATCCGCAACATAGTCATTCTAACGGGCGCTGGCGTGAGCGCCGAAAGCGGCATCGACACTTTCCGCAGTGAAGGCGGCTTGTGGGAGCAGCATAAGGTCGAAGATGTCGCCACGCCCGGAGGTTTCGCGCGCAATCCCGACCTTGTGCTGCGGTTCTACGATATGCGGCGCGAGGCAATCCAGACCAAGCAGCCCAATGCAGCCCATGATGCTTTGGCGAGGCTCGATAAAGGGTGGAGCGGCGAACTGCTGCTGGTCACGCAGAACGTCGATGATCTGCATGAACGGGCAGGCGCTAGCCGCGTGCTGCATATGCATGGCACGCATTTGAATGCCTGGTGCACATCCTGCGACACGCGCACACCGTGGACGGGGACGTTGATCGAGCGCCCGCCATGTCCGGCCTGCGATACTAGGGCGCTTCGCCCCGACGTCGTGTGGTTTGGCGAAATGCCTTACAGGATGGAGGAGATTTACGGCGCTCTGCGGCAGGCTGATTTGTTTGTCTCCATCGGCACATCGGGCGCCGTATATCCCGCCGCCGGTTTCGTGCGCGATGCGGGAAAGCTCGGCATCCCGACACTGGAGCTCAATTTGGAGCCTAGCCAAGGATCAAGCTGGTTCGCCGAATCGCGCCACGGCCCCGCCACGCAAATTGTGCCTGAATGGGTGGAGGAAGTGCTCGCATGAAAACGCACCAAGGCAGCTGCCATTGCGGCGCAATAAAGGTGGAGCTGCGTGACGACCCAGCAGATACCGCTGAATGCAATTGCAGCCTGTGCCGCCGGATTGGCGCATTGTGGCACCATTGTTCGCCGACATTGGTCACGGTAACTGGAGAGGCCACAGGCTACGTCCAAGGCGACCGGACTTTGACGACATGGCACTGCGCGACTTGCGGCATTGTAACCCATTGGACTGCGCTCGACGATCCGACTTACGACCGGATGGCGGTCAATCTGCGTCTATTCGATGAGGTGCTCTGGCAGGATCTGCCTCGGCGTAAAATCGATGGAGCGAGTTTCTGAAAAGTGGCCAGATGACGGATCATTAAGAGGTAATAGGTGATGAATAGATCAGTGATTTCAGGCCTTGGAGCCATATTGCTAGCAACCGGTTTGCCCGGTTGTGCGAGCATCGAACCGGCCGCGCCGAGCAAACAGGAAGTGATCGTATCTGCCTATGTCGAGGCGTATAACGCGCGTGACCTCGCCGCGATGGAGGCACTGATGCACCCGCAAATCCAATGGATATCGGTCGAGGATGGCAAGTCGGTCATTGTCGCAGACGGCCGAGAAGAGTTGGCGGCTCAAATGAAGAGCTATCTCGCTTCCGCAACCACCACCAACAGCACCTTGGATGGCTTCACACGCAATGGTCGGTTCTTGGCCGTGAAAGAAACCGCTCATTGGAGTGACGCAAATGGTCAGGCTGCTTCGCAGTCATCCATTGCTGTCTATGAATTGGATGACGGTTTGGTTCTCAGGGTCTGGTATTATCCCGCCGAGTGATTTCAGCTTTTCGAACACCCCTTGCAGTCCGGGTCCTTGGCAATCGACAGTGTCCGCATGCCTGGCTTCATCCCGTCGAGGATATGCAGCTTGCCCCACTGCGGATCGCCAAATGATGCTTTGCCGTCCAGCAAGACGCGGATGGCTTGCATGGCGGCGAATGTTCCTGCCCATCCTGCCATAGCGCCCAGCATTCCGTCTTCTGCGCAGGTGTCGCAATCTTCCGCGTCAAAAGCATCGCCGACATAGCAGCGGTAGCAGGAGTGATCGGGCAAATGCCCGGCAAATGCGGCGACCTGGCCCTGGAAACGCCCGACGGCTGCACTGAGCAATGGAATACTCGCCTTTACGCAAGAATCTGACACTGCAAGCCGCGTCGCGAAATTGTCACATCCATCGAGCACAAGGTCAGCGTCTTCGAAGATCCGGGTGGCGTTCTCTCCCCCCACTCGTATAGCGTGTGCCCGGGCTTCGAGGGCCTTGTCGAATTGGTTTAGCCAGCGCGCAGCAGCCTCTGCCTTGGGCGCGCCGACATCGCTTTCGGTATAGATGGTCTGTCGCTGGAGGTTGCTCGCATCGACCGTATCGTCATCGATCAGCGTAAGCCTGCCGATGCCAGCGCCTGCGAGATATTGCAGGGCGGGCGATCCAATCCCGCCAATGCCGACCAGCACCACATGCGCCTGCGACAAAGCCACCTGCCCCGCGCCGCCCACTTCAGGCAGCACGATATGGCGGGCAAATCTTTCGAGGCGGTCGGGCGGCAAGCTCATAGCTTGCCTTTAGACTAGTTCGCTCAGGATTCCAGCTGCCGGAGCAAGCTACGTACGTCGCCGTCCATGTCGGCATCGCGTTTGCGCAGGTCTTCGATCAGGCGAACGGCGTGGATCACAGTCGAGTGATCGCGGCCACCGAACTTGCGCCCGATTTCGGGATAGCTGCGCGGCGTTAGAACCTTGGCGAGATACATCGCGACTTGGCGCGGGCGCACGACGGCGCGGGCGCGGCGTTTGGATGACATTTCGCTGCGGTCGATCCGGTAGAATTGGCAAACCGTGCGTTGGATTTCGTCAATCGTAATCCGGCGGCGATTGGCTGAGAGAATATCGGTTAGCTGTTCTTCGGCCAGTTTCAGGCAGACTTCCTGACCGGTCAGCTGGGCATAGGCGATCAGCTTGTTCAGGCCGCCGACCAGCTCGCGAACATTGCGCGTGATGGTGCGGGCGAGGAATTCGATCACATCCGCCGGTACTTCGAGCGGTGCGAAGCGAGTCAGCTTCGATTCCAAAACCTGACGGCGCAGATCGATATCGGCAGGCTGTATGTCAGCGACGAGGCCCATCGACAGGCGGCTGAGCAGGCGCGGTTCGACACCGTCCAATGCTTGCGGTGCGCGGTCAGCGGCGAAGACGAGGCGTTTGCCTTCGGCCAGCAGCGCGTCGATCGTATAAAGCAACTCCTCCTGAGCGGATGCTTTGCCGATGATGAACTGGATGTCGTCGACCAGCAGCAGATCAAAGCTGCGCA comes from Altererythrobacter sp. ZODW24 and encodes:
- a CDS encoding nitroreductase produces the protein MQFDEVILGRRSIRGYKPDPVSKELIEEIVGLAMRAPSSMNTQPYNFYVISGEPLDRIRAGNSENMLAGVPESREFRTGSGAFEGDHRTRQVDVAKQLFGAMGIEREDKAARQDWVMRGFRQFDAPVCVIVTYDKVLDGADDTVFDCGAVATALVNAAWSRGLGTVINSQGIMQSPVVREHANIPDDQVIMKSIALGWPEMTFPANEVMTHRKPVKDTVNFVGFED
- a CDS encoding VOC family protein, encoding MTIPPFHLAFPVNDLAAARKFYGEMMGCPEGRSSDQWIDFNFYGHQIVTHLAEGNGDDGYSNPVDGHNVPVPHFGVILDLKSWRDLAAKLEAADITFVIEPHIRFEGQPGEQATMFFRDPSGNALEIKAFADMASLFAR
- a CDS encoding glutathione S-transferase family protein, producing MKLIIGNKNYSSWSLRGWLAAKQSGLHFEELTVNLFGEEWEQAKQSSEELQPSGKVPVLWDEETVIWDSLAILEYLSDKVGRDRFWPKDDTARGMARAMVCEMHSSYASLRQQCPMNIRKKIATDEISDETRGDIVRILTLWAEARARFGQGGPYLFGTFGAADIFYAPVVSRFLTYGIGVPGFAEAYMQAVWEHPWMQEWIEAAESEKWVIEQYEDSAAK
- a CDS encoding S1/P1 nuclease translates to MIARILAFAAVAAMALAPAPAMAWGSFGHRTTAKIALANITPATKREIDRLIALEPTLGTPGCRLRNLEEASVWADCVRRDRLRWGYTASWHYRTAPICQDFNARSRCSGGACVTGQIDRAAAILGDKTIPDARRLEALAFLVHFVGDVHMPLHSGDNDDRGGNGRTVDYGIVPELNLHWIWDGPLAERAITSAQPALIRRYSAAERTELAGGTTDDWGRESWQLARDLIYPAAYDGDVCGRELPERTAFTQEDIEAQIGASQRRITQAGLRMARLLDEALS
- the dapE gene encoding succinyl-diaminopimelate desuccinylase → MSDAVELAEQLIACPSVTPASGLVFDAMEAMLAPLGFEVHRFTKGEEPDGPVENLFAIRRGPEGSKHFAFAGHLDVVPPGKNWNSGPFAPERRGDLLFGRGAVDMKGSIASMVAAVADIPADAGTISFIITGDEEGPALYGTRALIDHIRETGDVPDLCLVGEPTSVNRLGDMMKIGRRGSVNIWLEVEGSQGHVAYPHLAENPIPKLVAKLAELNSLVLDEGTDWFQASNLEVTELEVGNPAHNVIPAKATARISIRFNDLHSGASLSQTVISIAEKHGGTANPIISGEPFLTPPGEFSAMIADAVKAETGIEPEASTSGGTSDARFLKDLCPVIEFGLVNATMHKTDEAVAMEDLRTLAKIYRRVAVAALGGQKAS
- a CDS encoding dicarboxylate/amino acid:cation symporter; protein product: MTRFWFAIPLWQRVIGALGLGILVGLFWGPGAESIKIIGDVFIAFIKMLVVPLIFFSLVSGVAAIGDLKKLGAVGGRAILLFIVTGQIAVWLGLFLGTVLAPGSGLDTGSIEAGPIPVPNETTWREMLLGVVPQSPVQVMADVNVLPLIVFAMLIGIGILMADKEGEPVAKIFDSGSIVMQKVTAIVMELTPFGVFALMAWVAGTQGTDALLALAKLVGLNYLGCLIIIVVMYSALIKFIAKLPVIDFFRGIVDAMAVAYSTASSNATLPVTLRCTQRNLGVSPSVSSFIVSLGATVNMNGTAMYLGLATLFGAQVFGVNLDWADYFLISILATAGAIGAAGIPGAGLIMMALVFGAVGVPLETIALVAGVDRIMDMMRTVTNVSGDAAITTTVASMTGEIDRAEMISADDV
- the nth gene encoding endonuclease III — its product is MTNDQIFEFFSHLAEDNPAPVTELEYGNVYQLVVAVALSAQATDVGVNKATRQLFAEVETPEQMVELGEDGLKEHIKTIGLFNSKAKNVILLSQRLIDHYGSTVPEDRDELVTLPGVGRKTANVVLNCHFGHETFAVDTHVFRVGNRTGLAKGKTPEAVEAKLEKRVPQPFRRDAHHWLILHGRYTCKARTPECWRCNVVELCSFRKKVLEKK
- the dapB gene encoding 4-hydroxy-tetrahydrodipicolinate reductase; protein product: MTKIGIIGSEGRMGHALKAATQEAGCDFAGGIDKGDDPAALAKASDVLVDFSAPAALAANLAVARDAGIPILVGTTGLDDSHHAALDDAAKHIAVLQTGNTSLGVTLLAHLVREAAGKLGDDWDIEIVEMHHRMKVDAPSGTALLLGEAAAEGRGIDLPANTESGRDGHTGARGKGTIGFAALRGGTVAGDHSVILAGEQERITLSHLAEDRSIFARGAIRGAQWLIGKGAGRYSMNDVLDL
- a CDS encoding NAD-dependent deacylase, translated to MADIRNIVILTGAGVSAESGIDTFRSEGGLWEQHKVEDVATPGGFARNPDLVLRFYDMRREAIQTKQPNAAHDALARLDKGWSGELLLVTQNVDDLHERAGASRVLHMHGTHLNAWCTSCDTRTPWTGTLIERPPCPACDTRALRPDVVWFGEMPYRMEEIYGALRQADLFVSIGTSGAVYPAAGFVRDAGKLGIPTLELNLEPSQGSSWFAESRHGPATQIVPEWVEEVLA
- a CDS encoding GFA family protein; protein product: MKTHQGSCHCGAIKVELRDDPADTAECNCSLCRRIGALWHHCSPTLVTVTGEATGYVQGDRTLTTWHCATCGIVTHWTALDDPTYDRMAVNLRLFDEVLWQDLPRRKIDGASF
- a CDS encoding nuclear transport factor 2 family protein codes for the protein MNRSVISGLGAILLATGLPGCASIEPAAPSKQEVIVSAYVEAYNARDLAAMEALMHPQIQWISVEDGKSVIVADGREELAAQMKSYLASATTTNSTLDGFTRNGRFLAVKETAHWSDANGQAASQSSIAVYELDDGLVLRVWYYPAE
- a CDS encoding HesA/MoeB/ThiF family protein; the protein is MSLPPDRLERFARHIVLPEVGGAGQVALSQAHVVLVGIGGIGSPALQYLAGAGIGRLTLIDDDTVDASNLQRQTIYTESDVGAPKAEAAARWLNQFDKALEARAHAIRVGGENATRIFEDADLVLDGCDNFATRLAVSDSCVKASIPLLSAAVGRFQGQVAAFAGHLPDHSCYRCYVGDAFDAEDCDTCAEDGMLGAMAGWAGTFAAMQAIRVLLDGKASFGDPQWGKLHILDGMKPGMRTLSIAKDPDCKGCSKS
- the dnaA gene encoding chromosomal replication initiator protein DnaA, producing the protein MKSEKHEDTEAVTLAADWGDISQGLRKDLGHQLHSQWIKPIQLGGFCKESGTLDLFLPTDFSATWVQDRFADRLSLAWKIARSEVKNVRIQVHPGRRQMPELRIGSDGRRPANDGMGGAMSLSAGTIGERGFTSSVGLDPSLTFAAFVTGTTNILGCNAAQRMAATDTPQFSPLYLKAATGQGKTHLMHAIGHAYLTAHPRARIFYCSAERFMVEFVQALKQNQMMEFKARLRSFDLLLVDDIQFIIGKASAQEELLYTIDALLAEGKRLVFAADRAPQALDGVEPRLLSRLSMGLVADIQPADIDLRRQVLESKLTRFAPLEVPADVIEFLARTITRNVRELVGGLNKLIAYAQLTGQEVCLKLAEEQLTDILSANRRRITIDEIQRTVCQFYRIDRSEMSSKRRARAVVRPRQVAMYLAKVLTPRSYPEIGRKFGGRDHSTVIHAVRLIEDLRKRDADMDGDVRSLLRQLES